The Mammaliicoccus sciuri genome window below encodes:
- a CDS encoding exonuclease domain-containing protein, producing the protein MKAKRKDKMLFQEKFPNSDILLETDASTDVENVYSTGSIFVTINEFIFIYSKKNFIYKIPWKDVLSLDKKIGFISNKCILMYEKDKKITLSFTSSDAVYSIDILYKSICLNVQNKKELIENIISLREENEKLLRENTELRKINNKYKSLYKTPLKELYESSKDEKHTLDLTYTKARKLTDTFVVIDFETTGLKYNEHEIIQYGIIEYKNGKIINEYSEYFKPNKQVSKRIEQKTGITNEFLQDKPALGKRHLEELHSLIKGKTLVAHNAPFDMKFLLNQFYLHDIQHEKFRVIDTLTYSRRLIKETPNHKLQTLKEYFNLDDGSSHNAINDCRATGNLLLLLLTRE; encoded by the coding sequence ATGAAAGCGAAAAGAAAGGACAAAATGTTATTTCAAGAAAAGTTTCCAAATTCTGATATCTTACTGGAAACAGATGCATCAACAGATGTTGAAAATGTATATTCAACAGGATCAATTTTTGTAACGATTAATGAATTTATATTTATTTACTCTAAAAAGAATTTTATTTATAAAATCCCTTGGAAAGATGTACTATCTTTAGATAAAAAAATTGGCTTCATATCTAATAAATGCATTTTAATGTATGAAAAAGATAAAAAAATAACTCTATCTTTTACATCAAGTGATGCTGTATACTCAATCGATATTTTATATAAATCAATATGTTTAAATGTCCAGAACAAAAAAGAATTGATTGAAAATATAATAAGTTTGAGGGAAGAAAATGAGAAGTTGCTACGTGAAAATACAGAATTAAGAAAAATTAATAACAAGTACAAATCGTTATATAAGACGCCTTTAAAAGAATTATACGAATCTTCAAAAGATGAAAAACATACTTTAGATTTAACATATACAAAAGCAAGAAAACTAACTGATACATTTGTCGTTATTGATTTTGAAACTACAGGCTTAAAATACAACGAACATGAAATTATACAATACGGGATTATTGAATACAAAAACGGTAAAATTATCAATGAATATAGTGAATACTTCAAACCCAATAAACAAGTTAGTAAAAGAATTGAACAAAAAACTGGAATTACTAATGAATTTCTCCAAGATAAGCCTGCATTAGGTAAACGACACTTAGAAGAATTACATAGTCTAATAAAAGGAAAAACTTTAGTTGCACATAATGCGCCTTTTGATATGAAATTTTTACTAAACCAATTTTACTTACATGATATACAACATGAGAAGTTTAGAGTTATTGATACCCTTACTTATTCACGAAGGTTAATTAAAGAAACTCCAAACCATAAATTACAAACTTTAAAAGAATATTTCAATTTAGATGATGGTTCTTCTCATAATGCAATCAATGATTGTAGAGCAACTGGAAATTTACTTTTACTTTTATTAACTAGAGAATAA